The Halichoerus grypus chromosome 15, mHalGry1.hap1.1, whole genome shotgun sequence genome includes a window with the following:
- the MTSS2 gene encoding protein MTSS 2 isoform X1, with the protein METAEKECGALGGLFQAIVNDMKSSYPIWEDFNSKATKLHSQLRTTVLAAVAFLDAFQKVADMATNTRGATRDIGSALTRMCMRHRSIETKLRQFTNALLESLINPLQERIEDWKKSANQLDKDHAKEYKRARHEIKKKSSDTLKLQKKARKGKGDLQPQLDSALQDVNDMYLLLEETEKQAVRRALIEERGRFCTFITFLQPVVNGELTMLGEITHLQGIIDDLVVLTAEPHKLPPASEQVIKDLKGSDYSWSYQTPPSSPSGSGSRKSSMCSAPSSSSSAKGSGAPWPGGAHTYSPGSTCRYRSLAQPAAARLSSVSSHDSGFVSQDATYSKPPSPMPSDITSQKSSSSASSEASETCQSVSECSSPTSDWAKAGPHEQPSGTSLQRRKDRAEHPRDTEPGLASGGTLGPSGEEAPRPRMSPATIAAKHGEEVSPAASDLAMVLTRGLSLEHQKSSRDSLQYSSGYSTQTTTPSCSEDTIPSQGSDYDCYSVNGDADGEGPAEFDKSSTIPRNSNIAQNYRRLIQTKRPASTAGLPSASGAPPGVATIRRTPSTKPAVRRALSSAGPIPIRPPIVPVKTPTVPDSPGYAGPTRAGSEECVFYSDEAASPLAQDLAKASPKRLSLPNTAWASPAPEAAGYAGLAADDDDQQQQLAANRHSLVEKLGELVAGAHALGEGQFPFPTGLAAAAATAPTEETPSPPPAASGEPPAEDMLVAIRRGVRLRRTVTNDRSAPRIL; encoded by the exons ATGGAGACGGCGGAAAAGGAGTGCGGCGCCTTGGGCGGGCTCTTCCAGGCCATCGTCAACGACATGAAG AGCTCCTACCCCATCTGGGAGGACTTCAACTCCAAGGCCACGAAGCTGCATTCCCAGCTGAG GACCACTGTGCTGGCTGCTGTGGCCTTCTTGGacgccttccagaaagtggcagACATGGCCACCAACAcccgag GGGCCACACGGGACATTGGCTCGGCGCTCACGCGCATGTGCATGCGCCACCGCAGCATCGAGACCAAGCTGCGGCAGTTCACCAA CGCCCTGCTGGAGAGCCTCATCAACCCGCTGCAGGAGCGCATCGAGGACTGGAAGAAGTCGGCCAACCAGCTGGACAAGGACCACGCAAAAG AGTACAAACGAGCCCGGCATGAGATCAAGAAAAAGTCTTCAGACACACTGAAGCTGCAGAAAAAAGCACGCAAAG GGAAAGGAGACCTACAGCCTCAGCTGGACAGCGCCCTGCAGGACGTCAACGACATGTACCTGCTGCTggaggagacggagaagcaggcagTGCGCCGGGCCCTGATCGAGGAGCGCGGGCGCTTCTGCACCTTCATCACGTTCCTGCAGCCCGTGGTG AACGGCGAGCTGACCATGCTGGGAGAGATCACCCACCTGCAGGGCATCATCGACGACCTGGTGGTGCTGACGGCGGAACCCCACAAGCTGCCCCCCGCCAGTGAGCAG GTGATCAAAGACCTGAAGGGCTCAGACTATAGCTGGTCCTACCAGACCCCCCCGTCTTCACCCAGCGGCTCCGGCTCACGGAAGTCCAGCATGTGCAG cgcccccagcAGCAGTAGCAGCGCCAAGGGCAGCGGAGCCCCGTGGCCCGGGGGTGCCCACACATACTCACCCGGTTCCACCTGTCGCTACCGCAGCCTGGCACAGCCAGCCGCCGCCCGCCTCTCCAGTGTCTCCTCCCACGACTCTGGCTTCGTCTCCCAGGACGCCACTTACTCCAAGCCCCCCTCACCCATGCCTTCCGACATCACCAGCCAG AAGTCCTCCAGCTCTGCGTCCTCAGAGGCCTCGGAAACCTGCCAGTCCGTTAGCGAGTGCAGCTCCCCCACCTCG GACTGGGCCAAGGCGGGTCCCCACGAACAGCCCTCGGGCACCAGCCTACAGCGGAGGAAGGACCGAGCGGAGCACCCACGAGACACGGAGCCAGGCCTGGCCAGCGGGGGCACCCTGGGCCCCAGCGGAGAGGAGGCGCCACGACCCCGCATGTCCCCTGCCACCATCGCAGCGAAG CACGGTGAGGAGGTGTCCCCCGCGGCCAGTGACCTGGCCATGGTGCTGACCCGCGGCCTGAGCCTGGAGCACCAGAAGAGCAGCCGGGACTCGCTGCAGTACTCCAGCGGCTACAGCACGCAGACCACCACGCCCTCGTGCTCCGAGGACACCATCCCCTCCCAAG GCTCCGACTACGACTGCTACTCGGTGAACGGGGACGCGGACGGCGAGGGCCCGGCCGAGTTCGACAAGTCCTCCACCATCCCCCGCAACAGCAACATCGCCCAGAACTACCGCCGCCTGATCCAGACCAAGCGCCCGGCCTCCACCGCGGGGCTGCCCAGCGCCTCGGGCGCGCCCCCCGGCGTGGCCACCATCCGCCGCACGCCGTCCACCAAGCCCGCCGTGCGCCGCGCGCTCTCCAGCGCCGGCCCCATCCCCATCCGGCCGCCCATCGTGCCCGTGAAGACGCCCACGGTGCCCGACTCCCCCGGCTACGCGGGGCCCACGCGGGCGGGCAGCGAGGAGTGCGTCTTCTACAGCGACGAGGCCGCCTCGCCCCTGGCACAGGACCTGGCCAAGGCCTCCCCGAAGAGGCTGAGCCTACCCAACACGGCCTGGGCCAGCCCGGCCCCTGAGGCGGCCGGCTACGCAGGGCTGGCGGCGGACGACGacgaccagcagcagcagctggcCGCCAACCGGCACAGCCTGGTGGAGAAGCTCGGGGAGCTGGTGGCGGGCGCCCACGCCCTGGGCGAGGGCCAGTTCCCTTTCCCCACCGGcctggccgccgccgccgccaccgcccccaCCGAGGAGACGCCCAGCCCGCCCCCTGCCGCCTCGGGCGAGCCCCCGGCCGAAGACATGCTGGTGGCCATCCGCCGCGGGGTGCGGCTCCGGAGGACCGTCACCAACGACAGGTCGGCGCCCCGCATCTTGTGA
- the MTSS2 gene encoding protein MTSS 2 isoform X2, translating to METAEKECGALGGLFQAIVNDMKSSYPIWEDFNSKATKLHSQLRTTVLAAVAFLDAFQKVADMATNTRGATRDIGSALTRMCMRHRSIETKLRQFTNALLESLINPLQERIEDWKKSANQLDKDHAKEYKRARHEIKKKSSDTLKLQKKARKGKGDLQPQLDSALQDVNDMYLLLEETEKQAVRRALIEERGRFCTFITFLQPVVNGELTMLGEITHLQGIIDDLVVLTAEPHKLPPASEQVIKDLKGSDYSWSYQTPPSSPSGSGSRKSSMCSLAQPAAARLSSVSSHDSGFVSQDATYSKPPSPMPSDITSQKSSSSASSEASETCQSVSECSSPTSDWAKAGPHEQPSGTSLQRRKDRAEHPRDTEPGLASGGTLGPSGEEAPRPRMSPATIAAKHGEEVSPAASDLAMVLTRGLSLEHQKSSRDSLQYSSGYSTQTTTPSCSEDTIPSQGSDYDCYSVNGDADGEGPAEFDKSSTIPRNSNIAQNYRRLIQTKRPASTAGLPSASGAPPGVATIRRTPSTKPAVRRALSSAGPIPIRPPIVPVKTPTVPDSPGYAGPTRAGSEECVFYSDEAASPLAQDLAKASPKRLSLPNTAWASPAPEAAGYAGLAADDDDQQQQLAANRHSLVEKLGELVAGAHALGEGQFPFPTGLAAAAATAPTEETPSPPPAASGEPPAEDMLVAIRRGVRLRRTVTNDRSAPRIL from the exons ATGGAGACGGCGGAAAAGGAGTGCGGCGCCTTGGGCGGGCTCTTCCAGGCCATCGTCAACGACATGAAG AGCTCCTACCCCATCTGGGAGGACTTCAACTCCAAGGCCACGAAGCTGCATTCCCAGCTGAG GACCACTGTGCTGGCTGCTGTGGCCTTCTTGGacgccttccagaaagtggcagACATGGCCACCAACAcccgag GGGCCACACGGGACATTGGCTCGGCGCTCACGCGCATGTGCATGCGCCACCGCAGCATCGAGACCAAGCTGCGGCAGTTCACCAA CGCCCTGCTGGAGAGCCTCATCAACCCGCTGCAGGAGCGCATCGAGGACTGGAAGAAGTCGGCCAACCAGCTGGACAAGGACCACGCAAAAG AGTACAAACGAGCCCGGCATGAGATCAAGAAAAAGTCTTCAGACACACTGAAGCTGCAGAAAAAAGCACGCAAAG GGAAAGGAGACCTACAGCCTCAGCTGGACAGCGCCCTGCAGGACGTCAACGACATGTACCTGCTGCTggaggagacggagaagcaggcagTGCGCCGGGCCCTGATCGAGGAGCGCGGGCGCTTCTGCACCTTCATCACGTTCCTGCAGCCCGTGGTG AACGGCGAGCTGACCATGCTGGGAGAGATCACCCACCTGCAGGGCATCATCGACGACCTGGTGGTGCTGACGGCGGAACCCCACAAGCTGCCCCCCGCCAGTGAGCAG GTGATCAAAGACCTGAAGGGCTCAGACTATAGCTGGTCCTACCAGACCCCCCCGTCTTCACCCAGCGGCTCCGGCTCACGGAAGTCCAGCATGTGCAG CCTGGCACAGCCAGCCGCCGCCCGCCTCTCCAGTGTCTCCTCCCACGACTCTGGCTTCGTCTCCCAGGACGCCACTTACTCCAAGCCCCCCTCACCCATGCCTTCCGACATCACCAGCCAG AAGTCCTCCAGCTCTGCGTCCTCAGAGGCCTCGGAAACCTGCCAGTCCGTTAGCGAGTGCAGCTCCCCCACCTCG GACTGGGCCAAGGCGGGTCCCCACGAACAGCCCTCGGGCACCAGCCTACAGCGGAGGAAGGACCGAGCGGAGCACCCACGAGACACGGAGCCAGGCCTGGCCAGCGGGGGCACCCTGGGCCCCAGCGGAGAGGAGGCGCCACGACCCCGCATGTCCCCTGCCACCATCGCAGCGAAG CACGGTGAGGAGGTGTCCCCCGCGGCCAGTGACCTGGCCATGGTGCTGACCCGCGGCCTGAGCCTGGAGCACCAGAAGAGCAGCCGGGACTCGCTGCAGTACTCCAGCGGCTACAGCACGCAGACCACCACGCCCTCGTGCTCCGAGGACACCATCCCCTCCCAAG GCTCCGACTACGACTGCTACTCGGTGAACGGGGACGCGGACGGCGAGGGCCCGGCCGAGTTCGACAAGTCCTCCACCATCCCCCGCAACAGCAACATCGCCCAGAACTACCGCCGCCTGATCCAGACCAAGCGCCCGGCCTCCACCGCGGGGCTGCCCAGCGCCTCGGGCGCGCCCCCCGGCGTGGCCACCATCCGCCGCACGCCGTCCACCAAGCCCGCCGTGCGCCGCGCGCTCTCCAGCGCCGGCCCCATCCCCATCCGGCCGCCCATCGTGCCCGTGAAGACGCCCACGGTGCCCGACTCCCCCGGCTACGCGGGGCCCACGCGGGCGGGCAGCGAGGAGTGCGTCTTCTACAGCGACGAGGCCGCCTCGCCCCTGGCACAGGACCTGGCCAAGGCCTCCCCGAAGAGGCTGAGCCTACCCAACACGGCCTGGGCCAGCCCGGCCCCTGAGGCGGCCGGCTACGCAGGGCTGGCGGCGGACGACGacgaccagcagcagcagctggcCGCCAACCGGCACAGCCTGGTGGAGAAGCTCGGGGAGCTGGTGGCGGGCGCCCACGCCCTGGGCGAGGGCCAGTTCCCTTTCCCCACCGGcctggccgccgccgccgccaccgcccccaCCGAGGAGACGCCCAGCCCGCCCCCTGCCGCCTCGGGCGAGCCCCCGGCCGAAGACATGCTGGTGGCCATCCGCCGCGGGGTGCGGCTCCGGAGGACCGTCACCAACGACAGGTCGGCGCCCCGCATCTTGTGA
- the MTSS2 gene encoding protein MTSS 2 isoform X3, which translates to MSPRPLLGKGDLQPQLDSALQDVNDMYLLLEETEKQAVRRALIEERGRFCTFITFLQPVVNGELTMLGEITHLQGIIDDLVVLTAEPHKLPPASEQVIKDLKGSDYSWSYQTPPSSPSGSGSRKSSMCSAPSSSSSAKGSGAPWPGGAHTYSPGSTCRYRSLAQPAAARLSSVSSHDSGFVSQDATYSKPPSPMPSDITSQKSSSSASSEASETCQSVSECSSPTSDWAKAGPHEQPSGTSLQRRKDRAEHPRDTEPGLASGGTLGPSGEEAPRPRMSPATIAAKHGEEVSPAASDLAMVLTRGLSLEHQKSSRDSLQYSSGYSTQTTTPSCSEDTIPSQGSDYDCYSVNGDADGEGPAEFDKSSTIPRNSNIAQNYRRLIQTKRPASTAGLPSASGAPPGVATIRRTPSTKPAVRRALSSAGPIPIRPPIVPVKTPTVPDSPGYAGPTRAGSEECVFYSDEAASPLAQDLAKASPKRLSLPNTAWASPAPEAAGYAGLAADDDDQQQQLAANRHSLVEKLGELVAGAHALGEGQFPFPTGLAAAAATAPTEETPSPPPAASGEPPAEDMLVAIRRGVRLRRTVTNDRSAPRIL; encoded by the exons ATGAGTCCCAGGCCACTGCTGG GGAAAGGAGACCTACAGCCTCAGCTGGACAGCGCCCTGCAGGACGTCAACGACATGTACCTGCTGCTggaggagacggagaagcaggcagTGCGCCGGGCCCTGATCGAGGAGCGCGGGCGCTTCTGCACCTTCATCACGTTCCTGCAGCCCGTGGTG AACGGCGAGCTGACCATGCTGGGAGAGATCACCCACCTGCAGGGCATCATCGACGACCTGGTGGTGCTGACGGCGGAACCCCACAAGCTGCCCCCCGCCAGTGAGCAG GTGATCAAAGACCTGAAGGGCTCAGACTATAGCTGGTCCTACCAGACCCCCCCGTCTTCACCCAGCGGCTCCGGCTCACGGAAGTCCAGCATGTGCAG cgcccccagcAGCAGTAGCAGCGCCAAGGGCAGCGGAGCCCCGTGGCCCGGGGGTGCCCACACATACTCACCCGGTTCCACCTGTCGCTACCGCAGCCTGGCACAGCCAGCCGCCGCCCGCCTCTCCAGTGTCTCCTCCCACGACTCTGGCTTCGTCTCCCAGGACGCCACTTACTCCAAGCCCCCCTCACCCATGCCTTCCGACATCACCAGCCAG AAGTCCTCCAGCTCTGCGTCCTCAGAGGCCTCGGAAACCTGCCAGTCCGTTAGCGAGTGCAGCTCCCCCACCTCG GACTGGGCCAAGGCGGGTCCCCACGAACAGCCCTCGGGCACCAGCCTACAGCGGAGGAAGGACCGAGCGGAGCACCCACGAGACACGGAGCCAGGCCTGGCCAGCGGGGGCACCCTGGGCCCCAGCGGAGAGGAGGCGCCACGACCCCGCATGTCCCCTGCCACCATCGCAGCGAAG CACGGTGAGGAGGTGTCCCCCGCGGCCAGTGACCTGGCCATGGTGCTGACCCGCGGCCTGAGCCTGGAGCACCAGAAGAGCAGCCGGGACTCGCTGCAGTACTCCAGCGGCTACAGCACGCAGACCACCACGCCCTCGTGCTCCGAGGACACCATCCCCTCCCAAG GCTCCGACTACGACTGCTACTCGGTGAACGGGGACGCGGACGGCGAGGGCCCGGCCGAGTTCGACAAGTCCTCCACCATCCCCCGCAACAGCAACATCGCCCAGAACTACCGCCGCCTGATCCAGACCAAGCGCCCGGCCTCCACCGCGGGGCTGCCCAGCGCCTCGGGCGCGCCCCCCGGCGTGGCCACCATCCGCCGCACGCCGTCCACCAAGCCCGCCGTGCGCCGCGCGCTCTCCAGCGCCGGCCCCATCCCCATCCGGCCGCCCATCGTGCCCGTGAAGACGCCCACGGTGCCCGACTCCCCCGGCTACGCGGGGCCCACGCGGGCGGGCAGCGAGGAGTGCGTCTTCTACAGCGACGAGGCCGCCTCGCCCCTGGCACAGGACCTGGCCAAGGCCTCCCCGAAGAGGCTGAGCCTACCCAACACGGCCTGGGCCAGCCCGGCCCCTGAGGCGGCCGGCTACGCAGGGCTGGCGGCGGACGACGacgaccagcagcagcagctggcCGCCAACCGGCACAGCCTGGTGGAGAAGCTCGGGGAGCTGGTGGCGGGCGCCCACGCCCTGGGCGAGGGCCAGTTCCCTTTCCCCACCGGcctggccgccgccgccgccaccgcccccaCCGAGGAGACGCCCAGCCCGCCCCCTGCCGCCTCGGGCGAGCCCCCGGCCGAAGACATGCTGGTGGCCATCCGCCGCGGGGTGCGGCTCCGGAGGACCGTCACCAACGACAGGTCGGCGCCCCGCATCTTGTGA